A genomic stretch from Camelus dromedarius isolate mCamDro1 chromosome 10, mCamDro1.pat, whole genome shotgun sequence includes:
- the ALG2 gene encoding alpha-1,3/1,6-mannosyltransferase ALG2 isoform X1 codes for MAEQGQNEDPGPKPSVLFLHPDLGVGGAERLVLDAALALQARGCSVKIWTAHYDPGHCFSESRELPVRCAGDWLPRSLGWGGRGAAVCAYVRMIFLALYVLFLADEEFDVVVCDQVSACIPVFKLARRRKKILFYCHFPDLLLTRRDSFFKRLYRAPIDWVEEYTTGMADCILVNSRFTAAIFKETFKSLSHIDPDVLYPSLNITRFDSAIPEKLDDLVPKGKKFLFLSINRYERKKNLTLALEALVKLRGRLTSQDWDKVHLIMAGGYDERVLENVQHYEELKKMVQLSDLGQYVTFLRSCSDEQKISLLRGCTCVLYTPSNEHFGIVPLEAMYMQCPVIAVNSGGPLESIVHNVTGFLCEPDPVHFSEAMENFIHEPSLKATMGLAGRARVKEKFSLEAFTEQVYQYVTKLLEI; via the exons ATGGCGGAGCAGGGCCAAAACGAGGACCCCGGCCCTAAACCGTCAGTGCTGTTCCTGCACCCGGATCTGGGCGTGGGCGGCGCCGAGCGGCTGGTGCTGGACGCGGCACTGGCGCTGCAGGCGCGCGGATGTAGCGTAAAGATCTGGACGGCGCACTACGACCCTGGCCACTGCTTCTCCGAGAGCCGCGAGCTGCCGGTGCGCTGCGCCGGGGACTGGCTGCCCCGCAGCCTGGGCTGGGGCGGGCGCGGCGCGGCGGTCTGCGCCTACGTGCGTATGATCTTCCTGGCGCTCTACGTGCTGTTCCTCGCCGACGAGGAGTTCGACGTGGTTGTGTGCGACCAG GTGTCTGCCTGTATCCCAGTGTTCAAGCTGGCCAGACGGCGTAAGAAAATCCTGTTTTACTGTCACTTCCCAGATCTGCTTCTCACCAGgagagattctttttttaagcGCCTATACAGGGCTCCAATTGACTGGGTAGAGGAATACACCACAGGCATGGCAGACTGCATCTTGGTCAACAGCCGGTTCACAGCTGCCATTTTTAAGGAAACATTCAAGTCCCTGTCTCACATAGACCCCGATGTCCTCTACCCATCTCTGAATATCACCCGCTTTGATTCAGCTATTCCTGAAAAGCTTGATGACCTAGTCCCTAAGGGGAAGAAATTCTTGTTTCTCTCCATCAACAgatatgaaaggaagaaaaatctgacTTTGGCACTGGAAGCCCTAGTAAAGCTACGTGGAAGGTTGACATCCCAGGACTGGGACAAAGTTCATCTGATCATGGCAGGTGGTTATGATGAGAGAGTCCTGGAGAACGTACAACACTATGAGGAGTTGAAGAAGATGGTCCAACTTTCTGACCTTGGCCAGTATGTGACCTTCCTGCGGTCTTGCTCGGACGAACAGAAAATCTCACTCCTCCGCGGCTGCACATGTGTGCTTTACACACCAAGTAACGAGCACTTTGGCATTGTCCCATTGGAGGCCATGTACATGCAGTGCCCGGTCATCGCTGTTAATTCAGGCGGGCCCTTGGAGTCCATCGTCCACAATGTCACAGGGTTTCTCTGTGAGCCTGACCCAGTGCACTTCTCAGAAGCAATGGAAAATTTTATCCATGAACCTTCCTTAAAAGCCACAATGGGACTGGCTGGAAGAGCCAGAGTGAAAGAGAAGTTTTCTCTTGAAGCATTTACTGAACAGGTCTACCAATATGTCACCAAACTGCTG GAAATATGA
- the ALG2 gene encoding alpha-1,3/1,6-mannosyltransferase ALG2 isoform X2, with amino-acid sequence MAEQGQNEDPGPKPSVLFLHPDLGVGGAERLVLDAALALQARGCSVKIWTAHYDPGHCFSESRELPVRCAGDWLPRSLGWGGRGAAVCAYVRMIFLALYVLFLADEEFDVVVCDQVSACIPVFKLARRRKKILFYCHFPDLLLTRRDSFFKRLYRAPIDWVEEYTTGMADCILVNSRFTAAIFKETFKSLSHIDPDVLYPSLNITRFDSAIPEKLDDLVPKGKKFLFLSINRYERKKNLTLALEALVKLRGRLTSQDWDKVHLIMAGGYDERVLENVQHYEELKKMVQLSDLGQYVTFLRSCSDEQKISLLRGCTCVLYTPSNEHFGIVPLEAMYMQCPVIAVNSGGPLESIVHNVTGFLCEPDPVHFSEAMENFIHEPSLKATMGLAGRARVKEKFSLEAFTEQVYQYVTKLLV; translated from the exons ATGGCGGAGCAGGGCCAAAACGAGGACCCCGGCCCTAAACCGTCAGTGCTGTTCCTGCACCCGGATCTGGGCGTGGGCGGCGCCGAGCGGCTGGTGCTGGACGCGGCACTGGCGCTGCAGGCGCGCGGATGTAGCGTAAAGATCTGGACGGCGCACTACGACCCTGGCCACTGCTTCTCCGAGAGCCGCGAGCTGCCGGTGCGCTGCGCCGGGGACTGGCTGCCCCGCAGCCTGGGCTGGGGCGGGCGCGGCGCGGCGGTCTGCGCCTACGTGCGTATGATCTTCCTGGCGCTCTACGTGCTGTTCCTCGCCGACGAGGAGTTCGACGTGGTTGTGTGCGACCAG GTGTCTGCCTGTATCCCAGTGTTCAAGCTGGCCAGACGGCGTAAGAAAATCCTGTTTTACTGTCACTTCCCAGATCTGCTTCTCACCAGgagagattctttttttaagcGCCTATACAGGGCTCCAATTGACTGGGTAGAGGAATACACCACAGGCATGGCAGACTGCATCTTGGTCAACAGCCGGTTCACAGCTGCCATTTTTAAGGAAACATTCAAGTCCCTGTCTCACATAGACCCCGATGTCCTCTACCCATCTCTGAATATCACCCGCTTTGATTCAGCTATTCCTGAAAAGCTTGATGACCTAGTCCCTAAGGGGAAGAAATTCTTGTTTCTCTCCATCAACAgatatgaaaggaagaaaaatctgacTTTGGCACTGGAAGCCCTAGTAAAGCTACGTGGAAGGTTGACATCCCAGGACTGGGACAAAGTTCATCTGATCATGGCAGGTGGTTATGATGAGAGAGTCCTGGAGAACGTACAACACTATGAGGAGTTGAAGAAGATGGTCCAACTTTCTGACCTTGGCCAGTATGTGACCTTCCTGCGGTCTTGCTCGGACGAACAGAAAATCTCACTCCTCCGCGGCTGCACATGTGTGCTTTACACACCAAGTAACGAGCACTTTGGCATTGTCCCATTGGAGGCCATGTACATGCAGTGCCCGGTCATCGCTGTTAATTCAGGCGGGCCCTTGGAGTCCATCGTCCACAATGTCACAGGGTTTCTCTGTGAGCCTGACCCAGTGCACTTCTCAGAAGCAATGGAAAATTTTATCCATGAACCTTCCTTAAAAGCCACAATGGGACTGGCTGGAAGAGCCAGAGTGAAAGAGAAGTTTTCTCTTGAAGCATTTACTGAACAGGTCTACCAATATGTCACCAAACTGCTGGtataa